In Dehalococcoidales bacterium, the genomic window ATTACGAGCTGGTTAAAGACCCGCGGCAAAAACCGCGCCGGATGGCCCGCCAGCACCATGACTACCAGCGGGAGGGGAACCCGGTGGGGTATTACGCGCCCGGCCTGGAGTTCAAGCCCGGCGGCAAGACGCTTTTGCTCTGCCATAAAAACCTGAAAAACCCCAACATCAGCGACAAGCTTTTAGCGGACGACACGATAATAGAGGTGGATAAAAACGGCCGCATAACCTGGGAGTGGTTGTGCAGCGAGCACTTTGAGGAGATGGGCTTCAGCGCGCGGGCCAAAACCTCCCTGAGGCGCAACCCCGGCCTGAAACCCGCCGGCGGCGGCGTGGGCGACTGGATGCACATGAACTCGATGTCAACTTTGGGTCCCAACAGGCATTACGATGCCGGGGATGAGCGCTTCCACCCGGATAATATCATCTGGGACGGGCGGCAGACCAATATCACCGCCATTATCAGTAAAAAGTCGGGCAATATAGTGTGGCAGATCGGCCCCGAGTTCAACGCCGCCAAAGCCCTCCGCGCCATCGGCCAGATAATAGGTCAGCACCACGCCCACCTGGTACCGCGGGGGCTGCCGGGGGAGGGCAACATCCTAGTTTTCGATAACGGCGGCGCGGCCGGCTACGGCGCTCCCAATCCCGCCGCCCCGCAGGGCATCGATAACGCGCGGCGGGACTTTTCCCGGGTGCTGGAGCTCGACCCCATCACGCTGGAAATCAAGTGGCAGTACCCCCCGCCCGGCCCCGGCGCGGGACGGCTTTACAGCGCCTTCGTGAGCGCGGCACAGCGCCTGCCCAACGGCAACACCATGATTACGGAGGGCAACGGCGGGCGCATTATCGAGGTCACGCGGGAGGGGGAAACCGTCTGGGAATACGTCAGCCCCTACCCGCACCGGATGCTAAAGTTCACCCTCATCTACCGCGCCTACCGCGTGCCGTACGCCTGGGCGCCGGTAGCCAAACCGGAGGAAAAGGCGGTGCCGCGTATAGATAATAATAAGTTCCGGGTGCCCGGCTCGCCCCAGGCGCTAAAGGAAAGGGTTACCAGGTTAAGGATTTAGCAATTGCGCATTTGCGCAGGTGCGTGATTGCGCCTTTCTGTCAACAATGACAACTTGACCTCTATTTCCCCCCACCTCCCCTCCTGAACCCCTTACCCGCCGCTCCATCCCCGGCAAAGACCGTAACCGCCATATTCGCCTGGACAGCAATATTTATTTATCTTTTGTCTCCTTCTCTGCCAGCGGAGAGGGAGAATAAGAGGGCAAGGCCGTTTTCTTTACCCCGTCATTTGCCCTCCTGCCGCCTTAACCCCTATAATTTAAAGTCTGGAGGCGCGTTTTGCTTACTGATGAAATCCTGCATAAAGTAATCCGGCCCGCCCGCTATACCGGCGGCGAATGGAACATTACCGTGAAAGACTGGGAAGAAACGCCTATCAAGGTGGCGCTGGCTTTCCCGGACACCTACGAGCT contains:
- a CDS encoding aryl-sulfate sulfotransferase, whose translation is MPPSVFPTGTTIYDPARCWNGFTLFQTELHRNHGRGAILIDMNGNAVHRWQGLDGFPNKMLPGGHIMGSTGVRNMKYGYQDMLDLVEADWEGNIVWKFDNYELVKDPRQKPRRMARQHHDYQREGNPVGYYAPGLEFKPGGKTLLLCHKNLKNPNISDKLLADDTIIEVDKNGRITWEWLCSEHFEEMGFSARAKTSLRRNPGLKPAGGGVGDWMHMNSMSTLGPNRHYDAGDERFHPDNIIWDGRQTNITAIISKKSGNIVWQIGPEFNAAKALRAIGQIIGQHHAHLVPRGLPGEGNILVFDNGGAAGYGAPNPAAPQGIDNARRDFSRVLELDPITLEIKWQYPPPGPGAGRLYSAFVSAAQRLPNGNTMITEGNGGRIIEVTREGETVWEYVSPYPHRMLKFTLIYRAYRVPYAWAPVAKPEEKAVPRIDNNKFRVPGSPQALKERVTRLRI